CGGTCCCGGGGGTAGTATATATTACCTTTAAACTTTAACCTGATTTTTTCAATACATCATGCCTGTTCCCTTTGTAGAAAAACCAATTGGGTCTGATAAACCCATCATCGGCATCACCATGGGAGATCCTCTGGGCATCGGTCCGGAAATACTGGTGAAAGCCTTGTGTGGACATGAACTTCAAGCCTTGTGCATCCCTGTGGTGATCGGGGATCAAGATATCATGCACACAGCGATTTCAAAGTTTTTAATTCCGTTGCGCATCCACAAGATCCATGATCCGAAACAGGGCAAAGAGGATCCCGGGTATCTGAATCTGCTGCCCGTCTCTTCTCTGAAACTGAATATGTCTATGCAACCGTCCATGACATCTTCAATCGGAAAGGCCATGGCGGATTACATCCATACGGGCGTTGATCTGGCCCTGTCCGGCATGATTGATGCCCTGGTCACAGGACCCATCACCAAAACCGGACTCAAGATGGCGGGATCCCGTTTCCATGGGCACACGGAACTGATCGCCCACCAGACCGGAACAAGAAAATTTGCCATGATGCTGGCCGGGAAAACCCTGAAAGTGGTTCTGGTGACCATCCATATGCCTCTGGCCAGCGTGCCGGATTCCCTGACACAGGAAAAAATTTTAGACATTATCCATCTGACATGTACAGATCTTAAAACCCGGTTCAATATTAAAGCCCCCCGCCTGGCCGTGGCCGGACTGAATCCCCATGCCGGAGAAGCCGGTCTTTTCGGTCATGAAGAACAACGAATCATTGCCCCGGCTGTCAAAACCGCACAAAACCAGGGCCTGGATATTCAAGGGCCCATGCCCCCGGATACGGTGTTCAATTACGCCATAAAGACCGGTTGTGATGCCGTGGTGTGCATG
Above is a window of Desulfotignum balticum DSM 7044 DNA encoding:
- the pdxA gene encoding 4-hydroxythreonine-4-phosphate dehydrogenase PdxA, with amino-acid sequence MGDPLGIGPEILVKALCGHELQALCIPVVIGDQDIMHTAISKFLIPLRIHKIHDPKQGKEDPGYLNLLPVSSLKLNMSMQPSMTSSIGKAMADYIHTGVDLALSGMIDALVTGPITKTGLKMAGSRFHGHTELIAHQTGTRKFAMMLAGKTLKVVLVTIHMPLASVPDSLTQEKILDIIHLTCTDLKTRFNIKAPRLAVAGLNPHAGEAGLFGHEEQRIIAPAVKTAQNQGLDIQGPMPPDTVFNYAIKTGCDAVVCMYHDQGLIPFKLIHFKDGVNVTLGLPIIRTSVDHGTAYDIAWKGCADPTSLVEAVKMAVFQARHRTDRNLPHD